Proteins encoded by one window of Lathyrus oleraceus cultivar Zhongwan6 chromosome 1, CAAS_Psat_ZW6_1.0, whole genome shotgun sequence:
- the LOC127115540 gene encoding two-component response regulator 24: MSTGTTGFKRMRKPEETKMRIKKHDSGETLYPMTALLVDGVAANRHLEHQILESIGIQTQPANNAHQAMQLLLDGVIFDIIFVDFDLPIINGPQFVMDMRALGIQSRIVGMISDFTDHNSQMFLEAGVNGNTQKPLTRELFEQIIEILRFI, encoded by the exons ATGTCTACAGGAACAACGGGATTTAAACGGATGAGAAAGCCTGAGGAGACGAAAATGAGAATAAAAAAACATGATTCTGGTGAAACTTTGTATCCCATGACTGCATTGCTAGTAGATGGTGTTGCTGCAAATAGACATTTGGAGCATCAAATACTTGAATCAATAGGAATTCAAACACAACCTGCCAATAATGCTCATCAAGCAATGCAACTTTTGTTGGATGGTGTTATTTTTGACATCATATTTGTTGATTTTGATTTGCCCATCATAAATGGACCTCAG TTTGTGATGGATATGCGTGCACTGGGGATACAAAGCAGAATAGTGGGCATGATATCAGACTTTACTGATCATAATTCACAAATGTTTTTGGAAGCAGGAGTCAATGGAAACACTCAAAAACCTTTGACTCGAGAACTTTTTGAACAGATCATTGAAATCCTTCGCTTCATATGA